A genome region from Populus alba chromosome 5, ASM523922v2, whole genome shotgun sequence includes the following:
- the LOC118045746 gene encoding subtilisin-like protease SBT1.7 — MKPLKMQSFTISLFSILLLGVCHVSRATQASNKEKKATYIVHMSKPEMPASFEHHTHWYESSLKSVSDSAQMLYTYENAIHGFSTRLTLAEAKLLESQPGILSVMLELRYELHTTRTPEFLGLDKSADLLPQSDSVSEVIIGVLDTGVWPESKSFLDTGFGPVPSSWKGECESGTNFTTKNCNRKLIGARFFARGYEATLGPVDESKESKSPRDDDGHGTHTSSTAGGSSVADASLFGYAAGTARGMAARARVAVYKVCWVGGCFSSDILAAMDKAIDDGVNVLSMSLGGSMSNYYRDSVAIGAFAAMEKGIFVSCSAGNAGPSSYSLSNVAPWITTIGAGTLDRDFPAFVTLGNGKNYSGVSLYKGDAMLPGKLSPFVYAGNASNATNGNLCMMGTLIPEQVAGKIVLCDRGVNPRVQKGAVVKAAGGLGMVLSNTDANGEELVADAHLLPATAVGQKGGDEIKHYLFSDPKPTATILFEGTKVGIQPSPVVAAFSSRGPDSITPDILKPDMIAPGVNILAGWVGSVGPTGLATDGRRVEFNIISGTSMSCPHVSGLAALIKAAHPDWSPAAIKSALMTTAYVTYKNGKKLQDVATGKDSTPFDHGAGHVDPVSALNPGLVYDLTADDYLNFLCALNYSATEITSLARRKFTCDASKKYSVTDLNYPSFAVNFGSGGADAVIKHSRTLTNVGAPGTYKVVISLQSPGVKVAVEPETLSFRQANEKKSYTVTFTGSSMPAGTNSFGRIEWSDGKQIVGSPIAVSWA, encoded by the coding sequence ATGAAGCCATTGAAGATGCAATCATTTACCATCTCTCTTTTTAGTATTCTCCTTCTGGGTGTTTGCCACGTGTCCCGGGCAACACAAGCGTCGAACAAGGAGAAAAAAGCAACTTACATAGTTCACATGTCCAAACCCGAGATGCCGGCGAGTTTTGAACACCACACTCACTGGTACGAATCCTCACTCAAATCGGTCTCTGACTCGGCCCAAATGCTCTACACCTACGAGAATGCAATCCATGGGTTTTCCACTCGGTTAACACTGGCAGAAGCAAAGTTACTCGAGAGCCAACCCGGGATTCTCTCTGTAATGCTTGAGTTGAGATACGAGTTGCACACAACTCGTACACCAGAGTTCCTTGGACTCGACAAAAGCGCTGATTTGTTACCCCAGTCTGACTCAGTCAGTGAAGTGATCATTGGTGTGTTGGATACAGGTGTTTGGCCAGAGAGCAAGAGCTTTCTTGATACCGGCTTTGGTCCTGTTCCAAGTTCCTGGAAAGGCGAGTGTGAATCGGGCACCAACTTCACAACAAAAAACTGTAACCGCAAATTAATCGGTGCAAGATTCTTTGCTAGAGGCTATGAGGCCACGTTAGGCCCAGTTGATGAATCAAAAGAATCAAAATCGCCAAGAGATGACGACGGCCATGGTACTCACACCTCTTCTACGGCAGGTGGATCGTCTGTGGCAGATGCAAGCCTATTTGGATACGCAGCTGGAACAGCGCGTGGGATGGCTGCCCGTGCAAGGGTGGCTGTCTATAAAGTGTGCTGGGTCGGTGGTTGTTTCAGTTCTGATATTTTAGCGGCCATGGATAAAGCCATTGATGATGGTGTTAATGTTCTTTCCATGTCACTTGGCGGAAGCATGTCTAATTATTATAGAGATAGCGTTGCGATTGGAGCTTTTGCAGCTATGGAGAAGGGGATTTTTGTCTCTTGCTCAGCTGGGAATGCAGGTCCAAGCTCGTATAGTTTGTCCAATGTTGCTCCTTGGATAACTACTATTGGGGCTGGCACTTTGGATCGTGACTTCCCTGCTTTTGTTACTCTTGGTAATGGGAAAAATTACTCGGGTGTTTCTCTTTACAAGGGGGATGCAATGTTACCAGGAAAGCTTTCGCCATTTGTTTATGCTGGTAATGCTAGTAATGCAACAAATGGTAATTTGTGCATGATGGGTACTTTGATCCCTGAACAAGTTGCAGGTAAAATAGTGCTGTGTGATCGTGGAGTGAATCCTAGAGTGCAAAAAGGAGCTGTAGTCAAAGCAGCTGGTGGCTTGGGCATGGTTTTGTCAAATACTGACGCCAATGGTGAAGAACTGGTTGCTGATGCTCACTTGCTACCAGCTACAgcagttggtcaaaaaggtggAGAtgaaatcaagcattatttgTTTTCAGATCCAAAACCAACGGCGACTATTCTTTTTGAAGGCACCAAAGTTGGGATCCAACCATCTCCAGTTGTTGCAGCATTTAGCTCAAGAGGGCCTGATTCGATCACACCGGACATCTTGAAGCCGGACATGATCGCACCAGGTGTCAACATCTTGGCGGGTTGGGTGGGTTCGGTTGGTCCTACCGGGCTGGCTACCGATGGCAGGCGGGTGGAGTTCAACATCATCTCAGGAACCTCAATGTCCTGCCCGCATGTGAGCGGCCTCGCTGCATTGATCAAAGCCGCTCATCCTGACTGGAGCCCGGCAGCTATCAAATCAGCACTAATGACCACAGCTTATGTAACTTACAAGAACGGCAAGAAATTGCAAGATGTTGCTACCGGAAAGGATTCGACGCCGTTTGATCATGGGGCCGGCCATGTAGATCCGGTTTCGGCACTCAACCCAGGGCTTGTTTATGATCTCACGGCGGATGACTACTTGAATTTCCTGTGTGCGTTGAACTACTCTGCAACAGAAATCACCAGCCTCGCAAGAAGAAAATTCACATGCGATGCCTCCAAGAAATACAGTGTGACCGATCTCAACTACCCTTCTTTTGCAGTCAATTTTGGTAGCGGTGGTGCTGATGCGGTAATTAAGCACTCACGAACACTTACCAATGTGGGCGCGCCGGGGACGTACAAGGTGGTGATATCATTGCAATCTCCAGGTGTGAAGGTGGCAGTCGAGCCAGAAACATTGAGTTTCCGGCAAGCAAATGAGAAGAAATCTTACACGGTTACTTTTACTGGGAGCTCAATGCCTGCCGGTACTAATAGCTTCGGCCGGATAGAATGGTCTGATGGGAAACAAATTGTCGGCAGTCCAATAGCAGTTAGTTGGGCTTAG
- the LOC118045747 gene encoding uncharacterized protein isoform X1: MEQHGARLVFPIDVKKKPWEQKLPLHNRWHPDIPPVAEVTVGELFRVEMVDFSGGRITKEYSAEDIKNADPSIVHYLSGPIRVLDEEGKPAQPGDLLAVEICNLGPLPGDEWGFTASFDRENGGGFLTDHFPCATKAIWYFEGIYAYSPQIPGVRFPGLTHPGIVGTAPSRELLNIWNEREREVEETGLKHLKLCEVLHSRPLANLPSTKGCHLGKIQKGTPEWEKIATEAARTIPGRENGGNCDIKNLSRGSKVYLPVFIEGANVSTGDMHFSQGDGEIAFCGAIEMSGFLELKCEIIKGGMKEYLTPMGPTLLHVNPIFEIGPVEPRFSEWLVFEGISVDESGRQHFLDASVAYKRAVLNAIDYLSKFGYSKEQMYLLLSCCPCEGRISGIVDSPNAVATFAIPTSIFDQDIRPKTKVPVGPRLVRTPDVLKCTYDGNLPITKNPSAMT; the protein is encoded by the exons ATGGAACAACATGGTGCACGGCTGGTCTTTCCCATAGATGTCAAAAAGAAGCCATGGGAACAGAAACTTCCACTTCACAACCGGTGGCACCCAGACATACCGCCGGTCGCAGAGGTGACAGTCGGAGAGCTTTTCAGAGTTGAGATGGTGGACTTCAGTGGAGGCCGTATCACGAAAGAATACTCCGCAGAGGACATCAAGAACGCTGATCCCTCTATT GTTCACTATCTCAGTGGCCCAATTAGAGTTTTGGACGAGGAAGGGAAGCCAGCACAGCCAGGTGATCTACTTGCTGTTGAAATATGCAACTTGGGTCCTCTCCCTGGAGATGAATGGGGTTTTACAGCATCATTTGACAGAGAAAATGGAGGTGGTTTCTTGACTGACCACTTTCCTTGTGCAACCAAAGCTATTTGGTATTTTGAAGGAATCTATGCTTATTCGCCTCAAATACCAG GGGTTCGGTTTCCAGGTCTGACTCACCCTGGAATAGTTGGTACTGCACCATCAAGGGAACTCCTGAACATATGGAATGAAAGGGAGAGAGAAGTAGAGGAAACTGGGCTCAAACATCTGAAGCTATGCGAAGTTTTGCATTCAAGACCACTGGCAAATCTACCATCAACAAAAGGTTGCCACCTAGGAAAG ATCCAAAAGGGCACGCCTGAATGGGAAAAGATTGCTACTGAGGCAGCAAGAACAATTCCAGGAAGAGAAAATGGAGGAAATTGTGACATCAAAAATCTTAGTAGAGGTTCGAAAGTGTATCTTCCAGTATTCATAGAAGGAGCAAATGTTAGCACTGGTGACATGCACTTCTCTCAGGGCGATGGTGAAATTGCCTTCTGTGGGGCGATTGAGATGAGTGGGTTCTTGGAGCTCAA ATGTGAAATCATAAAGGGTGGAATGAAAGAGTACCTTACCCCAATGGGGCCGACTCTTCTTCATGTGAACCCAATCTTTGAGATTGGCCCTGTGGAGCCAAGATTTTCAGAGTGGTTGGTATTTGAAGGCATCAGTGTAGATGAGAGCGGAAGGCAGCACTTCCTTGATGCAAGTGTTGCATACAAGCGAGCAGTGCTCAATGCCATCGACTACCTCTCTAAATTTGGCTACTCCAAAGAACAG ATGTATCTTCTGCTATCATGTTGCCCATGTGAAGGAAGGATTTCTGGAATAGTCGATTCTCCTAATGCTGTTGCCACCTTTGCAATCCCAACATCTATCTTTGACCAG GATATTCGTCCAAAAACGAAGGTGCCAGTTGGGCCCCGACTGGTGAGGACACCAGATGTGCTAAAGTGCACTTATGATGGAAACTTGCCCATAACTAAGAACCCTAGCGCCATGACTTGA
- the LOC118045747 gene encoding uncharacterized protein isoform X2 codes for MAPSTPRLVVPIDLKKKPWEQILPLHNRWHPGIPPVAEVKVGEVFRVEMVDWTGGMIKDNDSAIDVKTIDLSSVHYLSGPIRVLDEEGKPAQPGDLLAVEICNLGPLPGDEWGFTASFDRENGGGFLTDHFPCATKAIWYFEGIYAYSPQIPGVRFPGLTHPGIVGTAPSRELLNIWNEREREVEETGLKHLKLCEVLHSRPLANLPSTKGCHLGKIQKGTPEWEKIATEAARTIPGRENGGNCDIKNLSRGSKVYLPVFIEGANVSTGDMHFSQGDGEIAFCGAIEMSGFLELKCEIIKGGMKEYLTPMGPTLLHVNPIFEIGPVEPRFSEWLVFEGISVDESGRQHFLDASVAYKRAVLNAIDYLSKFGYSKEQMYLLLSCCPCEGRISGIVDSPNAVATFAIPTSIFDQDIRPKTKVPVGPRLVRTPDVLKCTYDGNLPITKNPSAMT; via the exons ATGGCTCCTTCAACCCCAAGATTAGTAGTGCCAATAGACTTGAAGAAGAAGCCTTGGGAGCAGATACTCCCTCTCCACAACCGGTGGCATCCAGGAATACCACCAGTTGCTGAGGTTAAAGTCGGTGAGGTGTTTAGAGTGGAGATGGTTGACTGGACTGGAGGTATGATCAAAGATAATGATTCTGCAATTGATGTGAAAACCATAGACTTATCATCT GTTCACTATCTCAGTGGCCCAATTAGAGTTTTGGACGAGGAAGGGAAGCCAGCACAGCCAGGTGATCTACTTGCTGTTGAAATATGCAACTTGGGTCCTCTCCCTGGAGATGAATGGGGTTTTACAGCATCATTTGACAGAGAAAATGGAGGTGGTTTCTTGACTGACCACTTTCCTTGTGCAACCAAAGCTATTTGGTATTTTGAAGGAATCTATGCTTATTCGCCTCAAATACCAG GGGTTCGGTTTCCAGGTCTGACTCACCCTGGAATAGTTGGTACTGCACCATCAAGGGAACTCCTGAACATATGGAATGAAAGGGAGAGAGAAGTAGAGGAAACTGGGCTCAAACATCTGAAGCTATGCGAAGTTTTGCATTCAAGACCACTGGCAAATCTACCATCAACAAAAGGTTGCCACCTAGGAAAG ATCCAAAAGGGCACGCCTGAATGGGAAAAGATTGCTACTGAGGCAGCAAGAACAATTCCAGGAAGAGAAAATGGAGGAAATTGTGACATCAAAAATCTTAGTAGAGGTTCGAAAGTGTATCTTCCAGTATTCATAGAAGGAGCAAATGTTAGCACTGGTGACATGCACTTCTCTCAGGGCGATGGTGAAATTGCCTTCTGTGGGGCGATTGAGATGAGTGGGTTCTTGGAGCTCAA ATGTGAAATCATAAAGGGTGGAATGAAAGAGTACCTTACCCCAATGGGGCCGACTCTTCTTCATGTGAACCCAATCTTTGAGATTGGCCCTGTGGAGCCAAGATTTTCAGAGTGGTTGGTATTTGAAGGCATCAGTGTAGATGAGAGCGGAAGGCAGCACTTCCTTGATGCAAGTGTTGCATACAAGCGAGCAGTGCTCAATGCCATCGACTACCTCTCTAAATTTGGCTACTCCAAAGAACAG ATGTATCTTCTGCTATCATGTTGCCCATGTGAAGGAAGGATTTCTGGAATAGTCGATTCTCCTAATGCTGTTGCCACCTTTGCAATCCCAACATCTATCTTTGACCAG GATATTCGTCCAAAAACGAAGGTGCCAGTTGGGCCCCGACTGGTGAGGACACCAGATGTGCTAAAGTGCACTTATGATGGAAACTTGCCCATAACTAAGAACCCTAGCGCCATGACTTGA
- the LOC118045748 gene encoding LOB domain-containing protein 37 — translation MSCNGCRVLRKGCSENCILRPCLQWIESPEAQGHATVFVAKFFGRAGLMSFISSVPENQRPSLFQSLLFEACGRTVNPVNGAVGLLWTGNWHFCQAAVETVLRGGALRPMPDLLTGGGSPSSSPPSDEASEFEVACTDIWKLQDPNPNPNPNHHSRFSNSRSRVSPKRKRTEEPMVVNMRHNDLDLLLTPSTSQKGFAEICRPGTPSMNSEESVTTNATCFDSAGLGDQYGNGGGETKLLNLFL, via the exons ATGAGTTGCAACGGATGTAGAGTTCTTCGAAAGGGATGCAGTGAGAACTGTATTTTACGTCCGTGTTTACAATGGATTGAAAGCCCTGAAGCACAAGGCCATGCTACTGTCTTCGTTGCCAAGTTTTTTGGCCGTGCTGGTCTTATGTCCTTCATTTCTTCTGTTCCTGAAAACCAACGTCCTT CTTTGTTTCAATCTTTGTTATTCGAAGCTTGTGGTAGAACAGTGAATCCAGTAAACGGCGCTGTAGGCCTTTTGTGGACTGGAAATTGGCACTTCTGCCAAGCTGCAGTGGAAACAGTCCTGCGAGGAGGTGCTTTACGGCCGATGCCTGACTTACTTACCGGCGGAGGATCTCCATCTTCATCTCCACCATCAGATGAGGCATCGGAGTTTGAAGTAGCCTGTACGGACATATGGAAGCTGCAGGatccaaatccaaatccaaatccaaatcaTCATTCTAGATTCTCGAATTCGAGATCTAGAGTCTCACCGAAAAGGAAAAGGACGGAGGAGCCGATGGTAGTAAATATGCGGCATAACGATCTTGATCTTCTGTTAACCCCAAGTACTTCCCAAAAAGGGTTTGCCGAAATCTGTCGACCGGGTACTCCTTCCATGAATTCGGAGGAGTCGGTGACTACGAATGCAACTTGCTTCGATAGTGCTGGATTGGGAGATCAGTATGGAAATGGAGGAGGGGAAACAAAGTTATTGAACTTGTTTCTTTAG